The Bacteroidales bacterium genomic interval GGGATGGTAGCTCTTATTGATCCGTTGATTTATTCTACCTACCTGGGAGGAAGTGGCGATGATTACTGTCATCATGTTTTTTTTTGATCATCAATTTGCATATATTGCAGGCCATACCACTTCTAGTAATTACGATATAACACCAGGTGCGTATCAAACATCTCTTGCTGGTTTTTTTGATGGTTTTGTTACTAAAATTGATATCGTTAATAATACCTTGATTTTTTCGACTTTTATTGGAGGAAGTGCTGGAGATTATGGAATGAGCATTTATGTTGATAGTCTTGATTTTGTTTATGTAGGTGGGTTAACTTTTTCATCAAACTA includes:
- a CDS encoding SBBP repeat-containing protein, whose product is MFFFDHQFAYIAGHTTSSNYDITPGAYQTSLAGFFDGFVTKIDIVNNTLIFSTFIGGSAGDYGMSIYVDSLDFVYVGGLTFSSNYPVSSGAFQVSSGGAVDGYITKLTPSGDSLVFSTYIGGWAADNVFAIVVDDSGYVY